One Vibrio sp. CDRSL-10 TSBA genomic region harbors:
- a CDS encoding cyclophilin-like fold protein: protein MKIRFVFDDRSLTATLKDTPSVRDFVSQLPLTMELEDYASTEKIAYLPSKLTREGAPNGTKSKAGDISYYAPWGNLVIFYKDFGHASGRINLGKLEGGLERFTAERSPTVTIDLVD from the coding sequence ATGAAAATTCGTTTCGTTTTTGATGACCGCAGCTTGACTGCAACCCTGAAAGATACGCCAAGTGTGCGTGATTTTGTCAGCCAACTGCCTCTAACCATGGAACTGGAAGATTACGCCAGTACGGAAAAAATTGCTTACCTGCCCAGTAAACTGACTCGCGAAGGTGCTCCGAACGGCACTAAATCGAAAGCCGGTGATATTTCTTATTATGCACCTTGGGGTAACCTGGTTATCTTTTACAAAGATTTTGGTCATGCGTCTGGCCGGATCAATCTGGGTAAACTGGAAGGTGGCCTGGAGCGTTTTACTGCAGAACGTTCGCCAACCGTGACCATTGATCTGGTCGACTGA
- a CDS encoding helix-turn-helix domain-containing protein, translated as MHERPLYQIHTFGIDSRKVLSDIGIDIATDATVESLNLHNRGSMDWLFVCGGYRCDTASADELTYCLRAAYNQQINLGSIWNGTIALAHAQAIDEDVVSAVHPNSHHYIRTTFPNLKLATHTYEVGEHSASCSGPNSAMEMMLNMIEGQFDRQLVRAIREILSCDQASEGRQAILHGSAPEPAAPVQARPAALQEAISLMESNIEEPLTPEELARCLAMSRRQLERLFQTHLDTSPSRYYLKLRLAFAHKQLEESRESIIQVGLGCGFVSSSHFSNCFKDHFGYSPTQLRQGLSRKH; from the coding sequence GTGCACGAACGTCCGCTTTACCAAATTCATACCTTTGGTATAGATTCGCGCAAGGTGCTGAGTGACATCGGCATCGACATCGCAACCGATGCAACAGTGGAATCACTGAACCTGCACAATCGCGGCTCGATGGACTGGCTGTTCGTGTGTGGCGGCTATCGTTGTGATACAGCCTCAGCCGATGAACTTACTTACTGCCTCAGAGCGGCTTACAACCAGCAGATCAATCTCGGCAGTATCTGGAACGGCACCATTGCCCTCGCCCATGCGCAGGCCATCGATGAAGATGTGGTTTCAGCGGTGCATCCCAACAGTCACCACTATATTCGTACCACTTTTCCAAACCTGAAACTGGCCACTCACACCTACGAGGTCGGAGAGCACAGCGCGAGCTGCTCCGGACCTAACAGCGCGATGGAAATGATGCTGAATATGATTGAAGGTCAGTTTGACCGTCAGTTAGTGCGGGCAATTCGCGAAATCCTCAGCTGCGATCAGGCTTCGGAAGGTCGTCAGGCTATCCTGCATGGCTCCGCACCTGAGCCGGCCGCACCGGTACAGGCACGCCCGGCCGCTTTGCAGGAAGCCATCTCACTGATGGAATCAAATATTGAAGAGCCGCTGACCCCGGAAGAGCTGGCGCGCTGTCTGGCGATGTCACGCCGTCAGCTCGAGCGTTTGTTCCAGACTCACCTCGATACTTCACCATCGCGTTACTACCTCAAGCTGCGCCTCGCGTTTGCTCACAAACAGCTGGAAGAGAGCCGCGAGTCGATTATTCAGGTTGGCCTCGGCTGCGGTTTCGTCAGCAGCAGCCACTTCAGTAACTGCTTTAAAGATCACTTCGGTTATTCACCCACGCAGCTCAGACAGGGCCTCAGTCGCAAGCACTAA
- a CDS encoding DUF1840 domain-containing protein, translating into MLITFRCKAYANVTMFGSIGLQMIKMMGHSGTVPGAIGAEEIPHALSLLKSAVTVEKKRADQQEHDQDDDDERDDPPVSISNRALPLIDMLNAAISEECGIMWDNE; encoded by the coding sequence ATGTTAATAACCTTCCGATGTAAAGCGTACGCCAACGTCACCATGTTTGGCTCTATCGGCCTGCAGATGATCAAAATGATGGGTCACAGTGGCACGGTTCCCGGTGCCATCGGTGCTGAAGAGATTCCCCACGCGTTAAGCCTGCTTAAATCGGCGGTAACGGTAGAGAAAAAACGTGCCGATCAGCAAGAACATGATCAGGATGACGACGATGAACGTGACGATCCGCCGGTCAGTATTTCCAACCGCGCCCTGCCACTGATTGATATGCTTAACGCGGCCATCAGCGAAGAGTGTGGCATCATGTGGGACAACGAATAA
- a CDS encoding LysR substrate-binding domain-containing protein, whose translation MNCKEKRHNLAITFADIAQMNRTNNIDIRALRFFVSVFDAQNFSVVARREDVSASMISRTIHNLEDALGQQLFYRNTRAVVPTEAGKLFFSYAKTVIEQLDEAQEQLQDRAAEPSGLVRLNAPVFFGERHIAPWLQQLSERYPNLAIDLTLTDEYIDPLKDGTDIIFRIGTLTDSSFHARILGNQRYHLAASPAYIAKYGMPTNGHDLQQHRCLVYKGFEGANRWFLRRADEEWVHYPLTPRLSSNNAQSLLTAALDGMGIVLFPDWLIGQETAARYTGPTDAGV comes from the coding sequence GTGAATTGCAAAGAAAAACGACATAATCTGGCAATCACCTTTGCAGATATTGCACAAATGAACCGAACCAATAACATTGATATCCGCGCATTGCGGTTTTTTGTCAGCGTGTTTGATGCACAGAACTTCTCTGTGGTCGCGCGGCGCGAAGACGTTTCCGCCTCGATGATTTCACGTACTATCCATAATCTGGAAGATGCACTCGGCCAACAGCTGTTCTACCGCAACACCCGTGCAGTGGTGCCGACCGAAGCCGGTAAACTGTTTTTCAGTTATGCCAAAACCGTGATTGAACAGCTTGATGAAGCACAGGAGCAGCTGCAGGATCGCGCAGCGGAGCCGTCCGGGTTAGTCCGGCTCAATGCACCGGTGTTTTTTGGTGAGCGCCATATCGCGCCCTGGCTGCAGCAGTTATCCGAACGCTACCCCAATTTGGCGATAGACCTGACCCTGACCGATGAATATATTGATCCGCTTAAAGACGGCACCGACATCATTTTTCGTATCGGCACACTGACCGACTCATCGTTTCACGCCCGCATTCTCGGCAATCAGCGCTACCATCTGGCGGCTTCACCCGCCTATATCGCTAAGTACGGTATGCCGACCAACGGACATGACCTGCAGCAGCATCGCTGCCTGGTGTACAAAGGATTTGAAGGGGCCAACCGCTGGTTTCTGCGCCGCGCAGATGAAGAATGGGTGCACTACCCGCTGACGCCGCGCCTTAGCTCCAACAACGCGCAAAGCCTGCTGACCGCCGCACTTGATGGTATGGGGATTGTGTTATTTCCCGACTGGTTAATCGGCCAGGAAACTGCAGCACGGTACACTGGTCCAACTGATGCCGGAGTATGA
- a CDS encoding carboxymuconolactone decarboxylase family protein produces the protein MQTEFNQKEQAIVPIAAFTASGDIEQLKTSLVKGLNVGLTVNEIKEVLTQLYAYTGFPRSLNAMGTFMGIMTQRKADGINDPEGPTASPLPTDITSLEFGTENQTKLIGQPVSGPLFDFAPEVDQYLKAHLFGDIFQRDVLSWRVRELATIAALANLPGANSQLQAHYNISLNNDITPEQLRAFVEILSQDCGDQIAANAAQVLDAVLK, from the coding sequence ATGCAAACAGAGTTTAACCAGAAAGAACAAGCCATCGTACCTATCGCGGCGTTTACCGCCAGCGGAGACATTGAGCAGCTGAAAACCAGTCTGGTCAAAGGCTTGAACGTCGGTTTAACCGTTAATGAAATCAAAGAAGTTCTGACACAGTTGTATGCATACACTGGTTTTCCGCGCAGTCTGAACGCAATGGGCACTTTTATGGGTATCATGACTCAGCGTAAGGCCGACGGTATCAATGATCCTGAAGGGCCAACCGCTTCTCCGCTGCCAACAGATATAACCAGCCTGGAATTTGGTACTGAAAACCAAACTAAGTTGATTGGTCAGCCAGTGTCTGGTCCTTTGTTCGATTTTGCTCCGGAAGTGGATCAATATCTGAAAGCACACTTGTTCGGTGACATTTTTCAGCGTGATGTTCTGAGCTGGAGAGTCCGTGAATTGGCTACTATCGCAGCATTGGCGAATTTGCCGGGCGCAAACAGCCAACTTCAGGCGCACTACAACATCAGCCTGAATAACGACATTACACCAGAGCAACTGCGTGCTTTCGTAGAAATATTGAGCCAGGATTGTGGCGATCAGATTGCTGCAAATGCCGCTCAGGTTCTGGACGCTGTGCTGAAATAA
- a CDS encoding DMT family transporter, protein MQLLLILLVIVGGMGLSVEAGILGPLGEQVGHLWATFSIFGVGAALTFLLMLFFSPRNSPSFFEQPSWQLLGGILGTGYVVILTMTTPVIGIAMTMIGILAGQVSKSLIIDHFGLLGTPHRKIDRKRLIALLFIVAALLLIAKS, encoded by the coding sequence ATGCAGTTATTGTTAATCCTACTCGTGATTGTCGGCGGGATGGGGCTGTCGGTTGAAGCGGGTATTCTCGGTCCGCTCGGTGAGCAGGTCGGCCATCTGTGGGCCACTTTCAGTATTTTTGGCGTCGGTGCAGCGCTGACGTTTTTGTTGATGCTGTTTTTCAGCCCGCGCAACAGTCCGTCGTTCTTTGAGCAGCCTTCGTGGCAGTTGCTGGGGGGTATTCTGGGGACCGGCTATGTGGTGATCCTAACCATGACCACACCGGTTATTGGGATCGCGATGACCATGATTGGCATCTTAGCCGGTCAGGTATCAAAAAGCCTGATCATTGACCATTTCGGTTTGCTGGGGACGCCGCATCGTAAAATTGATCGCAAGCGTCTGATTGCGCTTCTGTTTATCGTTGCAGCACTGCTGCTGATTGCCAAAAGCTAA
- a CDS encoding AraC family transcriptional regulator, which produces MSSEQRMVSASQKLARQIENWTTTNTQFETDIPGLKLSRWNAPTPPTSYTLNPSICLIAQGTKRVIVGDEAHTYDANHFLISSVDLPVIANIIEASEDAPYLGLIMELDLQEISQLIVDSEFSFNHGKGAQSGIAVGELSDSLLNAFIRLMALLDEPETIKILAPVIKREIFYRLLMTEQGVRLNQLVTAGSHSHQISKAIDWLKNNFVKPLSVGDLASYSGMSKSAFYTHFRSMTSMTPLQFQKKLRLNEARRLMLTENLDAMATTFKVGYESPSQFSREYSRLFGAPPSKDIKALREADSA; this is translated from the coding sequence ATGAGCAGTGAACAACGTATGGTCAGCGCTTCACAAAAACTGGCCAGGCAAATTGAGAACTGGACAACCACAAATACTCAGTTTGAGACAGACATTCCCGGCCTGAAACTCAGCCGATGGAACGCGCCTACTCCGCCAACAAGTTATACCCTCAACCCAAGCATCTGCTTGATTGCTCAGGGCACCAAACGGGTAATCGTTGGTGATGAAGCCCACACTTATGACGCGAACCACTTCCTGATCTCATCGGTTGATTTACCGGTCATCGCTAACATTATTGAAGCCAGTGAAGACGCACCCTACCTGGGCTTGATTATGGAACTCGATTTGCAAGAGATCTCCCAATTAATCGTAGACAGTGAGTTTTCCTTTAACCACGGTAAAGGAGCCCAGAGCGGTATTGCCGTTGGTGAACTGTCTGACAGCCTGCTCAACGCATTCATTCGTCTGATGGCACTGCTGGACGAACCCGAAACGATAAAAATTCTGGCTCCTGTCATCAAACGTGAAATCTTTTATCGTCTGCTGATGACTGAGCAAGGCGTTCGCCTCAACCAACTGGTCACCGCTGGCAGCCACAGCCACCAGATTTCTAAAGCCATTGACTGGCTTAAAAACAACTTCGTCAAACCACTCAGTGTCGGTGATTTAGCGTCTTACAGCGGCATGAGCAAATCCGCGTTTTATACCCATTTCCGCTCGATGACGTCGATGACACCGCTGCAGTTCCAGAAAAAGCTGCGCCTGAATGAAGCTCGCCGCCTGATGCTGACGGAAAACCTCGATGCAATGGCTACGACATTTAAAGTGGGTTACGAAAGCCCGTCTCAGTTCAGCCGAGAATACAGCCGCCTGTTCGGCGCGCCGCCGTCAAAAGACATCAAAGCGTTGCGCGAAGCCGACTCGGCTTGA
- a CDS encoding DUF2058 domain-containing protein produces MAKLTLQEQMLKAGLVNEKKLKKAKKGSKKSRVQAREVKEAVEEKKRQQVERDKALSAQQNEERQSKEIQAQIKQLIAMNKLDLGDGDIKYNFTDGTLVKSLYVESLVREQLSKGILAIARFEEGYAVIPSVVANKIAQRDEQAIIDQKEPESDAIDEDDPYADFVVPDDLMW; encoded by the coding sequence ATGGCAAAACTGACACTCCAAGAGCAAATGCTGAAAGCAGGCTTGGTAAATGAAAAAAAGCTGAAAAAAGCAAAGAAAGGCTCGAAAAAATCACGTGTTCAGGCACGTGAAGTAAAAGAAGCGGTTGAAGAGAAAAAACGCCAGCAGGTTGAGCGCGATAAAGCACTAAGCGCACAGCAAAACGAAGAGCGCCAGAGCAAAGAGATTCAGGCGCAAATCAAACAGCTGATCGCGATGAACAAGCTTGACCTGGGTGACGGCGACATCAAATACAACTTCACCGACGGCACGCTGGTAAAATCACTCTACGTTGAGTCACTGGTGCGTGAACAACTGAGCAAAGGCATCCTGGCGATTGCCCGCTTTGAAGAAGGTTACGCCGTGATCCCAAGCGTAGTAGCCAACAAAATTGCCCAGCGCGACGAGCAAGCCATCATCGATCAGAAAGAGCCGGAATCAGACGCGATCGACGAAGACGATCCGTACGCCGACTTCGTGGTACCAGACGATCTGATGTGGTAA
- a CDS encoding DMT family transporter: MTLLMIVMAVLGGALLSIQAAINGQLGNKVGVFRCAFLTFSIGALVTALLIFYFEPKHSMTLLDVPKWQLLGAMCGVPYIVIMVLAVQRIGVAVATVAVIFGQLLMSLLIDNFGWMNNSEMAFSPYRLAAVVCLGIALYFIYSSSRDQSAAAE; the protein is encoded by the coding sequence ATGACCCTGTTAATGATTGTAATGGCGGTGCTGGGTGGCGCGTTACTGAGTATTCAAGCGGCGATTAACGGCCAGCTTGGTAATAAAGTCGGTGTGTTTCGCTGCGCGTTTCTCACCTTTTCTATCGGTGCTTTAGTGACGGCGTTGCTGATCTTCTACTTTGAACCGAAACACAGTATGACCTTGCTGGATGTGCCGAAATGGCAGCTGCTCGGAGCGATGTGCGGCGTGCCGTATATTGTGATTATGGTGCTGGCGGTGCAGCGTATCGGCGTGGCGGTTGCCACGGTGGCGGTGATTTTTGGTCAGCTGCTGATGAGCCTGCTGATTGATAATTTTGGCTGGATGAACAATAGCGAAATGGCGTTTTCACCTTATCGCCTGGCGGCGGTGGTGTGTCTTGGCATCGCGCTCTATTTTATTTACTCCAGCAGCCGCGATCAGAGTGCGGCTGCGGAGTAA
- a CDS encoding HAMP domain-containing sensor histidine kinase yields MSVKSVYQQLASGQGASFTSIERKLINSVSLVFGFFLFAVFLSVDIGLDDWVEDQFNQAMLNKANYLKSEISFNHDKVEFTADLRFLPEYSSEDDPHYFQIWHDGQTIGRSPTLTAYPNVNLIEPDIAIGELRIIDVVMPNGELGKATLSNFVPQSDDGSIEAVSMTIYESAGGLDSLLWLVDGLLIGSFLLAIMVMRFVTKTIIRRGLAPLDKLNEELKTLSLADQFSALELIIPDTQVVEIEPIRKELNRFIRSNQQLIKNEQRITGDIAHELKTPLAEMITLSEVHIRYPDDERISKTYPDDILAIAKRMKSIVEKLLLLQRTASPSLNLSKEALSIRSVFAQVKHDIEFKYPNVEQRLEQRCETDEWFLTDRFSLETILINLLDNALYYSPAQTRVEVRWRELEGDYELSISNHLNHTISQEQLDKMVQPLFQIDDSRTNNERFGLGLSIINNICQQHRYDLSFTLPEPLTLMVTIRIPKSGAQIEDEHLEEEAAL; encoded by the coding sequence ATGTCAGTCAAATCAGTGTATCAGCAATTAGCCTCTGGTCAGGGTGCGAGTTTTACTTCGATAGAACGTAAACTGATCAACTCTGTTTCTCTGGTGTTTGGATTCTTTCTGTTCGCGGTATTTCTGTCGGTTGATATTGGCCTTGATGACTGGGTAGAAGATCAATTCAATCAGGCAATGCTGAATAAGGCCAACTACCTCAAATCCGAAATCAGTTTTAATCACGATAAAGTCGAATTTACCGCTGATCTGCGTTTTTTACCTGAATACAGCTCTGAAGACGATCCGCACTATTTCCAGATCTGGCACGACGGTCAAACCATCGGTCGCTCGCCAACTTTGACAGCCTATCCAAATGTGAATCTGATTGAGCCGGACATCGCGATTGGTGAATTGCGCATTATTGATGTGGTGATGCCAAACGGAGAACTGGGCAAAGCAACCTTGTCGAATTTTGTGCCGCAAAGTGATGATGGCAGTATCGAAGCGGTGTCCATGACGATTTATGAGTCAGCCGGCGGCCTGGATAGCCTGCTGTGGCTGGTGGACGGGTTACTGATCGGCAGTTTTCTGTTGGCGATCATGGTGATGCGTTTTGTGACCAAAACCATCATCCGCCGCGGCCTGGCGCCGCTGGATAAACTGAATGAAGAGTTGAAAACACTGAGTCTTGCTGATCAGTTCTCGGCGCTTGAATTGATTATTCCTGATACGCAAGTAGTCGAAATTGAGCCGATTCGTAAAGAATTGAACCGATTTATCCGCAGTAACCAGCAACTGATTAAAAATGAGCAGCGCATCACCGGCGATATTGCCCACGAACTGAAAACCCCGCTGGCAGAGATGATTACACTGAGTGAGGTCCATATCCGTTATCCGGATGATGAACGCATCAGTAAAACCTATCCGGATGATATTCTGGCCATTGCCAAGCGGATGAAGTCGATTGTCGAAAAACTGCTGCTGCTGCAACGCACCGCCTCTCCGTCACTGAATCTGAGTAAAGAAGCCTTGTCGATCCGCTCAGTGTTTGCCCAGGTCAAACATGATATTGAATTCAAATACCCGAATGTGGAACAACGCCTTGAGCAACGCTGTGAAACCGATGAATGGTTCCTGACCGACCGCTTCAGCCTGGAAACCATACTGATCAATTTGCTTGATAATGCGCTTTACTATAGTCCGGCGCAAACCAGGGTAGAAGTGCGTTGGCGTGAGTTGGAGGGTGACTACGAGCTGAGTATTTCCAATCACCTCAACCATACCATTTCTCAGGAGCAGTTGGATAAAATGGTTCAGCCACTGTTTCAGATTGATGATTCGCGGACCAACAATGAACGCTTTGGTTTAGGGCTTTCTATTATAAATAATATTTGTCAGCAGCATCGCTATGATTTGAGCTTTACCCTACCTGAACCACTGACGCTGATGGTCACAATCCGTATTCCTAAATCTGGTGCTCAGATTGAAGACGAGCATCTTGAGGAAGAGGCTGCGCTTTAA
- a CDS encoding type III PLP-dependent enzyme — MASSRSVLNFQSFTSQALSADDVQLIETSVEQFGAPLLMLDCDIIRQQYRALSNALPNVTLHFALKPLPHPAVVRTLLQEGASFDLATSGEVELVAQEGVPAERTIHTHPIKRDADIRDALAYGCNVFVVDNLNELAKFKAYNDQVELLVRLSFRNSEAFADLSKKFGCTPEQALTIIETAKEWNIHIKGLSFHVGSQTMNPQKYVEAINTCRVVMEQAVERGLPALSTLDIGGGFPVNYTKQVMPIDQFCVPINEALSLLPETVQVIAEPGRFIVAQCMMSVASVMGQAERDGQTWYYLDDGVYGSFSGLIFDDAQYPLVTLKQGGECAPSVLAGPTCDSIDVIAENIMLPKLDNGDLIIGRMMGAYTSATATDFNFFKRAQTVVFNEQVANCERMIG, encoded by the coding sequence ATGGCTAGTTCTCGTTCTGTTCTTAATTTTCAATCTTTCACTTCTCAAGCTCTGTCTGCTGATGACGTTCAACTTATCGAAACGTCTGTTGAGCAGTTTGGTGCACCATTACTGATGCTGGATTGCGATATTATCCGTCAGCAATACCGTGCCCTGAGCAATGCACTGCCAAACGTGACTCTGCACTTTGCACTGAAACCGCTGCCGCACCCGGCTGTGGTCAGAACCCTGCTGCAAGAAGGCGCGAGCTTTGACCTGGCAACCAGTGGTGAAGTTGAGCTGGTGGCGCAAGAAGGCGTACCGGCAGAACGTACTATTCATACTCACCCGATTAAACGCGATGCCGACATCCGTGATGCACTGGCGTACGGCTGTAATGTGTTCGTGGTGGATAACCTGAATGAACTGGCTAAGTTCAAAGCGTATAACGATCAGGTTGAACTGCTGGTGCGTCTGAGTTTCCGTAACTCAGAAGCGTTTGCGGACCTGTCGAAGAAATTCGGCTGTACTCCTGAGCAGGCTCTGACCATCATCGAAACGGCGAAAGAGTGGAATATCCACATTAAAGGTTTGTCATTCCACGTAGGTTCTCAAACCATGAACCCGCAAAAATATGTGGAAGCGATCAATACTTGTCGTGTAGTGATGGAACAGGCAGTAGAACGTGGCCTGCCAGCATTGAGCACGTTGGATATTGGTGGTGGTTTCCCTGTGAACTACACCAAACAAGTGATGCCGATTGATCAGTTCTGTGTGCCGATCAACGAAGCACTGAGCCTGTTGCCAGAAACTGTACAAGTGATTGCTGAACCGGGTCGTTTCATTGTGGCTCAGTGTATGATGAGCGTCGCTTCAGTGATGGGTCAGGCAGAGCGTGACGGTCAGACCTGGTACTACCTGGATGACGGTGTTTACGGTTCGTTCAGCGGCCTGATCTTTGATGATGCCCAGTATCCGCTGGTGACTCTGAAACAAGGCGGCGAGTGCGCACCAAGCGTACTGGCAGGACCGACTTGTGACAGTATCGACGTGATTGCTGAAAACATCATGCTGCCTAAACTGGACAACGGTGATTTGATCATCGGTCGCATGATGGGTGCTTACACCAGTGCAACAGCAACCGACTTTAACTTCTTTAAACGCGCACAAACCGTCGTGTTTAACGAGCAAGTGGCCAACTGCGAACGCATGATCGGCTAA
- a CDS encoding response regulator transcription factor has translation MKLLIIEDSETLRRSLVVGLNHLGFTIDDTGDGQEALSLATHHDYDLIILDLMLPNVSGLDILRALRKQKKQTRVLILSAKTKTEERVEGLMLGADDYLTKPFSFEELHARILTLMRRGSLDQVDHNLVVDDFRLNQQDKTFYYAEKSIELTPNEYKILHCLFSAPNRVLSVEQISEAVVGNFDYLSKNTIEAHISSIRKKVRDAQGSLPLKNKRGFGYVMEKSAEG, from the coding sequence GTGAAATTACTTATTATCGAAGACTCAGAAACGCTGCGCCGCAGTTTGGTGGTCGGTCTCAATCATCTTGGCTTTACCATTGATGATACAGGGGATGGCCAGGAGGCGCTCAGTCTGGCCACGCATCATGACTATGATTTAATTATTCTCGATCTCATGCTGCCAAACGTCAGTGGCCTGGATATTTTGCGCGCCCTGCGTAAACAGAAAAAGCAGACTCGGGTGTTAATTTTATCGGCCAAAACCAAGACCGAAGAAAGGGTAGAGGGGCTGATGCTCGGCGCGGATGACTATCTCACCAAACCGTTTTCGTTTGAAGAGCTGCATGCCCGGATTCTGACCCTGATGCGACGTGGTTCGCTGGATCAGGTGGATCATAATCTGGTGGTGGACGATTTTCGCCTCAATCAACAGGATAAAACCTTCTATTACGCAGAGAAGAGTATTGAACTGACGCCGAACGAGTACAAAATACTGCACTGTTTGTTTAGTGCGCCGAACCGGGTCCTCAGCGTCGAGCAAATCAGTGAAGCGGTGGTGGGAAATTTTGATTATTTATCGAAAAACACCATCGAAGCGCACATTTCTTCGATTCGTAAAAAAGTGCGCGATGCGCAGGGTTCGCTGCCGCTGAAGAATAAGCGCGGCTTTGGCTACGTGATGGAAAAATCAGCTGAGGGTTAA